TTCCGACTGGATCATGCCGGAGCTCGACGGGCCGGACTTCTGTCGCCTGGTGCGCTCCCATCCTCGCGCTGAATATACCTTTATCATTCTTCTGACGGCCCTGGACGGCAAAGGCCGTTTCCTGGATGGCATGAACGCCGGCGCCGACGACTTCATCACCAAGCCCTTCGACGAGGAACAGCTGGCTGCGCGTCTACGCAGCGCCGAGCGCATCCTTTCGCTGATCCGCGACCGGGTGGACGCCGAGGAAGCGCTGCAGCGCCGCAACGCGGAACTGGAGGCTGTCAACGAGAAGCTGGCGGGCACGCAACGGCAACTCGTGCAGTCGGAGAAGATGGCGTCCGTGGGGCAATTGGCGGCAGGTGTCGCACACGAGATCAACAATCCCATTGGTTTCGTCCAATCCAACCTCGGTACGTTGCGCGACTACACCCAGCGATTCCTGGCGGTCATCGATACGTGCGAGGCCCTCGCCCGAAGCGTGGGCGACGGGCAACCGGTCACACAGGAAGTGGCCGACGTGCTCGGGGATTTCGCCAGCATCGACTACCTGCGCAAGGATGTGATTGACCTGATCGGTGAATCGCTCGACGGCATCAAGCGCGTGGAGATCATCGTGCAGGACCTCAAATGTTTTGCGCGCCTGGACGACAGCCAGTGGGAGGTGGTGGATCCGCACGTGGGCCTGGAGACAGCGGTCAATATCGCCTCGCACGAATTGCGCTACAAGGCGGAGATCCGCAAGGAATATTCCGCCACGGCGACGATCCAGTGCATGCCGTTCCAGCTCAACCAGGTTTTCCTGAACCTGCTGGTCAACGCGGCCCAGGCGATTCCCGGGCACGGTACGATCACCATCCGCACCCAGGACGACGGCGACATGGTGCGTATCCAGATCAGCGACAACGGTGTGGGGATCGCGCCGGAGCACCGGGATCGCATCTTCGATCCCTTCTTCACCACCAAGCCGGTCGGGGTCGGTACCGGTCTCGGGTTGTCGGTGTCCTACGGTATTGTCGACCGGCATGGCGGGCGGATCGACGTCGACAGCGAACTGGGCAAGGGAACGACGTTTACGGTGCGTCTGCCGAAGCGGCAGATTTCCCGGGCAGCGGGCTCGCCCGCGGAGCCACCGCTGGGCACTACGCCGGCCACGAGCCGTGCATGAAGCGCTCCGCAAGATTGACGCTGACCGCAGTGGTATGCGCACCGCGTCGGAAAACGGTGCTGTGGTTTCTGGCAAGGTAGGCCGGCTGACCTCGCGGAGCTGCCATGCATCGACGATCGTTTCTCGCCGCCGGAGCCGCGGCCCTGACCGTTCCCCTCATCGCCCGCCGGGCAATGGCGTCGACCGCCAGGACACCCGAAACTCTGCTGCTCGACATTGCCAACAACAGCGGCCGCTTCGCTGATACGTCGATCTACCTGACGGTGGTGGGTGTCAACCTGTCCACCGGCGCAAACAGCTGGCTCCGGCCGGACGGTGCGCTGGTCTCGTGTGGAATGGCGGACATCGGGCCGGACGGCTACGCCAACTATTCGATGACCCTGGCAGCGTTTCGTGGCCTGGCGCTGCCGCGCATGTCCGGTCGAATCTATGTGTCGATCGGCGGCCCGCTGAAGATTCGCCCGGTCGCGGATGCAGGACAACCGGGGGGTATCGGTCTGCAGCAACCGGCGGGCTGGGTGCCCACTGACGCGAACTACACCCTGCTGCACGACTGGGTGGAGTTCACCTTTGACGGCGGCGGCATGAACGTCAATGCCACGATGGTGGACATGTTCAGCGTGCCCCTGGCGCTGCGCCTGGTCGGCCAGGCCACCGTCACGACGGGTACCCTGCGTCCGGGCGGACGCGACCTGGTGTTCGATACCCTGAAGGCGAATCCGGATTTCGCGCGGCTGATCGTGGCGGGCGGAAGACGCATCCTGGCGCCCGCTCACGGCATCAATGCCGGACTGTTTCCACCGGACTATCTCGACAGCTACATCACGCAGTGCTGGACCCACTACCAAAGCCACAGCATTGCCGCCCACAACGATGTCTACGGCGATTTCACCGGCCAGGTGGAAGGCAGCCAGCTGGTGTTCCGGCAGGGCGGCACGGTCACCGCCCGTTTCGACAAACCAACGACGCGCGAAGTGTTCTTCTGCAACGGGGCGCTCGCGGCGCCGAACAATGCACTCGGTGCGTTGGCCGCTATCATCGGCGCAGCGCTCAACCGTACCAACCTGCTCTCGAACGCGGTGCAGCCAGCCGCGAACGCCGCAGGCTTCTACCTCACCCCGCGGACCAATCACTACGCCCATGCGATGCACCTGGCGACCGTGGACGGAAAGGCCTATGGCTTCGCCTTTGATGACGTGGCGGAGTTCAGTTCCTATGTGGCAGACCCCCAGCCCCAGTCCTTGACACTCATCATCGAGCCGTTCGGTGATCGCCTCTTCAGCGACGGCTTCAACGGCGGCTGATCGCGCGGGCCATTGGCGGTTCTGCCGACCGTGCGACGTATGGGCCCCGATACGGCTATGAAATCGCCCTTTCCAGCGGTTCTGATGCGTGTCCCCTTATTGATGGAGCGCCCATGTTTGCGATCGAAAACTACGCCAGCTTCGTGATGGCCATCCTTGCGTTCCAGGCTATTCCCGGCCCCGGAACACTGGCCATTCTCAATGCCACTGCACGTGGTGGTGTACGCGCCGGGATGGGGGCGGTCCTGGGAACACTGTTGGGCGACGCTGTATTCATGCTGGCGGCTGTGGCGGGGCTGGCGGCGGTGATGAGTGCACATCCCGTGCTGTTCCAGGCACTGCAATGGTTTGGCGCCGCGTATTTGTGCTGGATGGGGTTTCAGTTGCTGCGGGCGACGGTGAGCGACGAGGTGACGCCGGCGGCGTCGACGGCTTCGGCAGCGGTGTACCTTCGACGCGCCCTGGCAGTCAGTTTCACCAATCCGAAGGTGGTGCTCTTCTTCGTCGCGTTCTTTCCCTTGTTCCTCCGACCCGACTCCTCGCGCATGACGCTGGTGGCGATGATGCTGCACGTGACGGTGCTGAGCTTTCTCTACCAGGCGCTGCTGGTCCTGGTCGGAAACGCCATGGCCCTGCGCCTGCGCGGATTGCCGTTGGCGCGTACCGTGGCAACGCGCCTGGCCGGCGTTTCGCTGATCGGATTCGGTGTGAAACTGGCCGCCAACCAGCGCTGATGCGTTTCGCCCTTGCCTGAAAGCGTCCGACCCGGACTGCCGGGCCGGACGGGCTACACCCTGGCTACCAGGGGCGCGGATTGCCGCATTGGTAGCCAGGTCCATTGATGAAGCGCGAAACGGCGCGGGCATTGGCATCGGACCGCGCCGCCGTGCGCACACTGGCCGGCACCCAGGACTTGGGATAGTCGGCAACGTCACACAGGAATTCCACCTGTACCTGGTTGGGCGAGTGGAACCGGTTTGCGGTTCCGTCCGTCTGGTACATCGCGCCGAAGGCGTAGGCACCGACACCGTGGAAGTAGAAGTAGTCGCAGGCGTCCGTAGCAGTGCAGGTACCCGGGTTTCCGCAGCGATGGCCGCCGCAGGAACCGTTGTTCCAGTTGTATTTGCTCAGCCACGCATGCCATCCCTCGTGCATGAAGTCCCCGGCGCGGGAGGCCGGATTGCCGCGCGTCGACGTGGCGTTGTAGAGCGAGCACATGGTCTGGACTTCATCCGGTCCGAAGATGTGTGGCACAAAGGCGCCAAAGCAGCAGGTGTCGTCGCTGGCGGTGTGGTAGAGGCTGTCGTGGAAGTTGCTGCTGGCCGCCTCCGCGGTGGCGCGGTAGTCGGCAGTGCCGTGCCAGGAATAGGTACCGTTGTCGGCCAGGCCGTAGGTCACCAGGTACGATGCATTCCAGTGCTTGGGGTATTCCAGATTGACGTTGCAGGCATCGTTCCAGCCGCGATTGCCCCAATCCGAACTGCGCATGTCATAAGCCTGGTATTGCCACAGGTAGAAGTCGGTCCAGCAGCCGTGCAGGTTCCACAAGTCCCGGTCTGCCGTACTGGCGCTGGACTGGTTGCAAACGGCGGCGGCCTGCGGGGAAAGCGTCCATGCGCCCAGCGACAGGCACGCCGTCAGGAAAGTGCGTAGAAGTCTCATGGCGGATCTCCGAAGCGGTGCTCAATGGGCGGGCGGCGTGGCGGATGGGCCGTGCGCGTGGTCATCCAGCGGCTTCGTGCCGCGCGTCGGAGCTTCGGGCCGGACTTCCGGATGTGCCTTCAGATACGCCTCCAGTCGAGCATTGAAGGCGGCGGGCTCTTCGCCGGCGACGCGCGTGACGCGATCGAGAAAGATCTGTTCATCCGGCTTGACCACCTTGAGCAGGCGCTGCCTGGCTTCGCGGGAGTGCTTGTGGTTCCAGAGAAATGCGGCAATCGCCTCGGCACGGACGATCCGCGAGGGATGCTCGCCGGCGATGCGTAGCACTTCGGCGTTCGCCGTTTCGGTCTGCAGGTAGGCCAGTCCGTCGACCGCCTTGGCCTGTAGGGTTTCCAGTGCGACCGACTCCTGGATCTCACCGTCGATCCGGGTGCCGCGCTGGGGCAAGGGGCGCGCAATCCATTCGTTGAAGCAGGCCTGTGACGCTTCTGTTCGCAGTTCCCCCAGTACGGCAAGCGCGACCAGCGCGCGGCCGTGATCCACGTCGCCGGAAAGGCGCGATTCACTGCAGATTTCGGCGGCGACGCGCTCGGCATCGGCCCGGGCGCTGGCAATGGCCGAGCGCACGCTTTCGGCTTCGTCCATAGTGGATGAGGCGGCGAAGTCGACGAACGTCTTCGCGGACCCCGCTGCCAACGTCGGCGCGGCGCGTGGCTTTGACGGCACTGGTGCCTGGATCGCGGGGGCTTTTCCGGAGGGAGGGCTTGCGGGCCGTTCGGTGGCGAAAGCCGTGGCCGTCGCGACCATCAGGCAGACGCCAGCCATCCCGGCGGCGGGCACACGTCGTAGCGAGCGGATAGGCATTGAAAACTCCTTCATGACGTCGTATCGGGCGCGCCATTGCGCCAGGAAGGCCGCTTCCGCTGTGATGCCGGAACGGGCGCGTTCAGGGCGCGGCCCGCAGGACGTGACTTCCCCGGATCCCGACGAAAGATCCGTGGGGGGCAGTGATACCGGCAACAGGTATTGATGTATACCTGTGTATTATGACAGCGGCCGGATTGACCCGGTTGGCATGGGTCAGGATTCCCGCACGCCGCCACGGGGATCCACGTCCGCTACCAGGGAGTGCGCTGCTGTCACCGTGATAGCGCACACAAGTACGACCAATGACTGAAATGCCCCGCGCGTGGTCGACGCTATAATCGGTGAGCCACTGCACGATCACACCGCGCAGTGCGCAATTGGCGAGTCACCAAGGAGTACCCATGCATACCGGTAGTTGTCTGTGCGGTGAGATCAGGTACGAAATCCGGGGCGACCTGGGCCCCGCCTTTTTCTGCCACTGCTCCCGATGCCGCAAGGCCAGCGGTTCGGCGTTCGCATCGAACGTGGTTGTCGCCGAGACGGATTTTGCGATCACCCGGGGTGAGCACCTGCTGGGCACGTTCCGCTCATCGGAAGAGACCGTACGCTGCTTCTGTACGCGGTGCGGATCACCCATCATGAGCCGACGCGGGAACCTCGGCCAGGTCCGGGTTCGGATGGGAACCCTGGATTCCACCGTGACAAAGGGCCCGGGCGCTCACATCTTCGTCGCCTCGAAGGCGCCGTGGTACGAAATCCACGATGCCGTGCCGGCGTTTGACGAGCGGCCAACGGTCTAGTCCTGGACCGCACTCAGCGCGATCGGCGGTATTTGCGACGGTCGCGCTCCTCTTTTCGTCGGCAGGCATCAAGGCCGGGTTTTCCATTTGCTCCGCCGGATTACCTGACGTGCTCATCCGTCACCAGTATGTCTGTGCACGATTCGTCCATTTTCCCGTCGTTTTCAGGCGACGCCGAACGGTCGGCGTGATATGCCTTCATGGCATGACGTGATTCGGTAATAGCGTTCACATTAAAAGATATCGAATTACTATTTTTGCGTTGTTTTCCCCTCCGTCGCACTTGACAATCGTTGGGCGGCAGTAACCGGTTCCCGCTCAGCTCCCTTGTCTCGACTGCTCGCTGTTGAGAACGGGCGGCGCCCGGAAGCCGGCGGTTTTCTTGCCGCCATTCCGTTCACGATGTCTCTTTGGAGGGAGGAGTTCATGAACTGCCTGTCCACGCGGTTTGCCCGCAGCTGCCTGAATCAGTTGCGCGGCATGATCTATCTGATTTTCCTTGCCGGCAGTTCCGCGGCAATGGCGCAATCCCATCACCAGCCGGCGATTGATACGGAGCAGGATCCTTTTGCGCCGGTATTCATCGTCACCTCGAAGAATACCTTCGAAGAAATCCGCAAGTTCGCCCGCGACGGCGTCGAGCGACGTGACAGCCTGGGAACACCGCTCGTCGTCGCTCAGGTCCAGGCTTACCAGCTGTCTGACATCAGTCATCGCATCCACGAGCGTGAGCTGCGCTGCGGTGGCTTCTTTGCCTTTGCCAGCCGCGCGGAGGCGGATGCCTTCATCCGCGCAGACCGCGCCGCTGACAGCGTGTCGCGTGCCGTTCTGGTGGACTACACCATCGACAACTCGGCCACCGTCAATCCGTGGCTGCCCGCCGTCACCGAAAGTCGCATCCGCGACACGCTCACCTCACTGACCTCGTACCGGAACCGCTACTACAACTCCACCTACGGAAGGACGTCGGCGGAATGGATTCGCACGACTTGGGCCAACCTCGCCGCAGGTCGCACCGACGTGACGGCGGAACTGTTCACCGCGTGCAGCAACTGCTCGACCCAGCCATCGGTGATCTTGACCATCCAGGGCACGGACCTGGCGTCGGAAGTCATCGTGCTCGGTGCTCACCTGGATTCGATCAACGGCTCCGCGGGCGGCAGTTCGGAGCAGCTCGCGCCGGGTGCCGACGACGACGGCTCCGGTATCGCCACGCTGACCGAGGTGATACGGATATCGCTGGCGAGTGGATGGAAACCCAAGCGCACCGTGAAATTCATGGGCTACGCGGCGGAAGAGGTGGGATTGCGCGGATCCAATGCCATCGCCCAGTCCTTCAAGAATTCCGGCATCAACGTGGTGGGCGTGATGCAGTTCGACATGACCAACTACAAGAGCGGAAACGTCGAGGACATGCAGCTGATCACCGACTACTCCAATGCCGCGCTCAAGACGTTCGTGACGAACCTGTTTGATCACTACCTTGCACCGATGGGGCTGACCCGCAGTACGTACACCTGTGGCTACGGTTGCTCCGATCACGCTTCCTGGACCAGCGCGGGTTTCCCGGCCGCCATGATGTTCGAAGCCGGCGACAGTGGCGGTGGTTACTTCCCCTACATCCACACAGCCAATGACACGCTGGCGAACATGGGCAATTCCGCCCAGAACAGCGTGAAATTTGCCCAGCTGGGCCTGGCCTTCCTGGGTGAGCTGGGCAAGACCAAGAGCACTACGCCGGGTAACCAGCCGCCTGTGGCGAACTTCAGTTTCAGCTTCAGCGGACTTTCCGGCACCTTTACCGACAGTTCGACCGATAGTGACGGGACGATCGCATCCCGCAGCTGGGCCTTCGGCGATGGCACGACCTCAACCGCCACCCATCCGTCAAAGACCTACGCCTCTGCAGGCACCTACAGCGTCACGCTCACCGTGACCGATAACCAGGGCGCCACCCACAGCAAGACGCAGTCCGTGACGGTGACCGATTCGAGCGGAAACGTGTTGAGCAATGGCGTCCCGAAAACAGGCATCAGCGGCGCCGTGAACGCGACGCAGGTCTTCACCCTGGTTGTTCCGGCAGGGGCGACGAAC
This genomic stretch from Tahibacter amnicola harbors:
- a CDS encoding ATP-binding protein, with the translated sequence MKILIADDDVTSRLLLQATLKKMGHEVVCVENGSRAWEAWQRDNFPVVISDWIMPELDGPDFCRLVRSHPRAEYTFIILLTALDGKGRFLDGMNAGADDFITKPFDEEQLAARLRSAERILSLIRDRVDAEEALQRRNAELEAVNEKLAGTQRQLVQSEKMASVGQLAAGVAHEINNPIGFVQSNLGTLRDYTQRFLAVIDTCEALARSVGDGQPVTQEVADVLGDFASIDYLRKDVIDLIGESLDGIKRVEIIVQDLKCFARLDDSQWEVVDPHVGLETAVNIASHELRYKAEIRKEYSATATIQCMPFQLNQVFLNLLVNAAQAIPGHGTITIRTQDDGDMVRIQISDNGVGIAPEHRDRIFDPFFTTKPVGVGTGLGLSVSYGIVDRHGGRIDVDSELGKGTTFTVRLPKRQISRAAGSPAEPPLGTTPATSRA
- a CDS encoding beta-1,3-glucanase family protein, which gives rise to MHRRSFLAAGAAALTVPLIARRAMASTARTPETLLLDIANNSGRFADTSIYLTVVGVNLSTGANSWLRPDGALVSCGMADIGPDGYANYSMTLAAFRGLALPRMSGRIYVSIGGPLKIRPVADAGQPGGIGLQQPAGWVPTDANYTLLHDWVEFTFDGGGMNVNATMVDMFSVPLALRLVGQATVTTGTLRPGGRDLVFDTLKANPDFARLIVAGGRRILAPAHGINAGLFPPDYLDSYITQCWTHYQSHSIAAHNDVYGDFTGQVEGSQLVFRQGGTVTARFDKPTTREVFFCNGALAAPNNALGALAAIIGAALNRTNLLSNAVQPAANAAGFYLTPRTNHYAHAMHLATVDGKAYGFAFDDVAEFSSYVADPQPQSLTLIIEPFGDRLFSDGFNGG
- a CDS encoding LysE family translocator → MFAIENYASFVMAILAFQAIPGPGTLAILNATARGGVRAGMGAVLGTLLGDAVFMLAAVAGLAAVMSAHPVLFQALQWFGAAYLCWMGFQLLRATVSDEVTPAASTASAAVYLRRALAVSFTNPKVVLFFVAFFPLFLRPDSSRMTLVAMMLHVTVLSFLYQALLVLVGNAMALRLRGLPLARTVATRLAGVSLIGFGVKLAANQR
- a CDS encoding GFA family protein, which translates into the protein MHTGSCLCGEIRYEIRGDLGPAFFCHCSRCRKASGSAFASNVVVAETDFAITRGEHLLGTFRSSEETVRCFCTRCGSPIMSRRGNLGQVRVRMGTLDSTVTKGPGAHIFVASKAPWYEIHDAVPAFDERPTV
- a CDS encoding M20/M25/M40 family metallo-hydrolase yields the protein MNCLSTRFARSCLNQLRGMIYLIFLAGSSAAMAQSHHQPAIDTEQDPFAPVFIVTSKNTFEEIRKFARDGVERRDSLGTPLVVAQVQAYQLSDISHRIHERELRCGGFFAFASRAEADAFIRADRAADSVSRAVLVDYTIDNSATVNPWLPAVTESRIRDTLTSLTSYRNRYYNSTYGRTSAEWIRTTWANLAAGRTDVTAELFTACSNCSTQPSVILTIQGTDLASEVIVLGAHLDSINGSAGGSSEQLAPGADDDGSGIATLTEVIRISLASGWKPKRTVKFMGYAAEEVGLRGSNAIAQSFKNSGINVVGVMQFDMTNYKSGNVEDMQLITDYSNAALKTFVTNLFDHYLAPMGLTRSTYTCGYGCSDHASWTSAGFPAAMMFEAGDSGGGYFPYIHTANDTLANMGNSAQNSVKFAQLGLAFLGELGKTKSTTPGNQPPVANFSFSFSGLSGTFTDSSTDSDGTIASRSWAFGDGTTSTATHPSKTYASAGTYSVTLTVTDNQGATHSKTQSVTVTDSSGNVLSNGVPKTGISGAVNATQVFTLVVPAGATNLRFVTSGGTGDADLYVKFGSAPTTSSYDCKSTGSANAETCAISSAQAGTYYVMVHAYSAFSGMSLTGSYSTGGGNVLQNGVPVSGLTATSGNSLSYTLVVPAGATNLRFTTSGGTGDADLYVRFGSPPTTSTYTCRSWASGNTETCAIANAQAGTYHVMVRAYATFSGATLTGSFTP